A single genomic interval of Mangifera indica cultivar Alphonso chromosome 5, CATAS_Mindica_2.1, whole genome shotgun sequence harbors:
- the LOC123216599 gene encoding protein NSP-INTERACTING KINASE 2-like, with the protein MMRGKDAILCFVALLSLWTSACGLLSPKGVNYEVQALMGIKAQLVDPHNVLSNWDENSVDPCSWDLVTCSGGFVTGLGAPSQNFSGTLAPSIGNLTNLQLVLLQNNNISGNMPSEIGRLLNLQTLDLSNNNFIGSIPSTVSNLKSLQYLRMNNNSLSGTIPPSLTNMSQLAFLDLSFNNLSGPVPHFHAKTFSIVGNSQICATGTEQDCFGTAPMPMSIALNNTQNPQPSKRPKSHKIALAFGSSLGCICLLILGFGFLLWWRQRHNQQIFFDVNEQHHEEVCLGNLKRFHFKELQNATHNFSSKNLVGKGGFGNVYKGYLQDGTVVAVKRLKDGNAIGGEIQFQTEVEMISLAVHRNLLRLIGFCMTATERLLVYPYMSNGSVASRLKGKPALDWSTRKRIALGAARGLLYLHEQCDPKIIHRDVKAANILLDDYCEAVVGDFGLAKLLDHQESHVTTAVRGTVGHIAPEYLSTGQSSEKTDVFGFGILLLELISGLRALEFGKSANQKGAMLDWVTKIHQEKKLEMLVDKDLKNNYDRIELEEMVQVALLCTQYLPIHRPKMSEVVRMLEGDGLAEKWAASQRAEATRSRPYEFSSSGRYSDLTDDSSLLVQAMELSGPR; encoded by the exons ATGATGAGAGGAAAAGATGCTATTTTGTGCTTTGTGGCTCTTTTAAGCTTATGGACTTCTGCATGCGGATTGCTTTCACCCAAAGGAGTTAACTATGaag tcCAAGCTTTAATGGGCATTAAAGCTCAACTGGTTGATCCTCATAATGTTCTAAGCAATTGGGATGAAAACTCTGTTGATCCATGCAGCTGGGATTTGGTTACTTGTTCTGGTGGCTTTGTTACTGGCCT AGGAGCTCCAAGCCAGAACTTTTCTGGCACTCTTGCGCCAAGTATAGGGAACTTGACAAATCTCCAGCTTGt GCTCCTACAGAATAACAACATATCAGGAAATATGCCTTCTGAGATAGGGCGGCTCTTAAACCTTCAAACACTTGATCTTTCAAATAACAACTTCATTGGCTCTATTCCCAGTACTGTATCCAATTTGAAAAGCCTACAATACCT GAGGATGAACAATAACAGTCTTTCTGGAACAATTCCTCCCTCATTGACAAACATGTCCCAGCTTGCTTTTCT GGATCtgtcttttaataatttaagtgGTCCTGTACCTCACTTCCATGCGAAAACATTCAG CATTGTAGGAAACTCTCAGATATGTGCCACTGGAACTGAGCAAGACTGCTTTGGAACTGCACCAATGCCAATGTCTATTGCCTTGAATAATACTCAAA ACCCGCAACCTTCTAAGAGACCTAAGAGCCATAAAATTGCTTTGGCTTTTGGTTCAAGTCTAGGCTGCATCTGCCTACTAATTCTTGGATTCGGATTTCTTCTCTGGTGGAGGCAAAGGCATAACcagcaaatattttttgatgTTAATG AACAACATCATGAAGAAGTTTGCCTAGGAAACTTGAAGAGATTTCACTTCAAAGAACTTCAGAATGCCACACACAATTTCAGCAGCAAGAACCTGGTTGGAAAAGGTGGCTTCGGAAATGTCTACAAAGGGTATCTCCAAGATGGGACTGTTGTAGCTGTAAAAAGGCTCAAAGATGGAAATGCCATCGGAGGTGAAATCCAATTTCAGACTGAAGTTGAGATGATCAGCTTGGCAGTTCATCGAAACCTCCTCCGACTCATTGGATTTTGTATGACAGCAACAGAACGGCTTTTGGTTTATCCCTACATGTCAAATGGCAGCGTTGCTTCACGTCTCAAAG GCAAGCCAGCCTTGGACTGGAGTACCAGAAAAAGAATTGCCTTGGGAGCTGCAAGAGGTTTACTATACTTGCATGAACAGTGTGATCCCAAGATAATTCACAGGGATGTGAAGGCTGCAAATATATTGCTTGATGATTACTGTGAGGCTGTGGTAGGAGACTTTGGGTTAGCAAAATTACTAGATCACCAAGAATCGCATGTTACAACAGCCGTGCGAGGAACTGTGGGACACATAGCCCCAGAGTATCTATCAACTGGCCAATCCTCTGAAAAAACTGATGTTTTTGGGTTTGGCATTCTTCTACTTGAATTGATATCTGGCCTAAGAGCCTTAGAATTCGGGAAGTCGGCGAATCAGAAAGGAGCTATGCTTGATTGG GTGACAAAAATTCACCAGGAAAAGAAGCTGGAAATGCTAGTAGACAAGGACCTAAAAAACAACTACGATCGAATTGAGCTCGAAGAGATGGTTCAAGTAGCTCTCTTATGTACACAATACCTTCCAATTCACAGACCAAAAATGTCTGAAGTGGTTCGGATGCTTGAAGGAGATGGACTTGCAGAGAAATGGGCAGCTTCTCAAAGAGCTGAAGCTACCAGGTCGAGGCCCTACGAGTTTTCTTCTTCAGGGAGATACTCTGATCTTACTGACGACTCTTCATTGCTGGTTCAAGCAATGGAACTCTCTGGACCAAGGTGA
- the LOC123216600 gene encoding F-box/FBD/LRR-repeat protein At1g13570-like isoform X3: MGDIGQMDFISDLPQSIIENILTRLPIRDAVRTSILSSRWRYRWATISHLVFDENCVALSNERSLVKNSLVKFITRALFLHHGPIHKFQLSTTQLQCCPDIDQWILFLSRNDIRELVLELGEGEWFRVPSCLFYCRKLTRLELFRCEFDPPLAFKGFSCLKSLNFHRVLFAPEAIESLISSCPLLENLSLSYFDSLDLNICAPNLKYLCLEGEVKDICLENTPLLVSMSVAVYMTDDIAEHFEQSSSCNFIKFLGGVPLLEKLVGHIYFTKGPSNSVTAIEAYDSDFWEMKCPSDCSFKQLKLVKMTDISGVPHEMELIKFLLKNSPVLEIMSINPCAVVADRKLTMLIELLRFQRASAQAEIVFVEE; the protein is encoded by the exons ATGGGTGACATTGGGCAGATGGATTTCATAAGTGATTTGCCTCAAAGCATTATAGAAAACATCCTCACTCGACTGCCTATAAGAGATGCTGTGAGAACTAGCATTTTATCTAGTAGATGGAGGTATAGATGGGCTACAATCAGTCATCTTGTATTTGATGAAAACTGTGTTGCTTTGTCTAATGAGCGATCGCTAGTTAAAAATAGCCTGGTAAAATTTATTACTCGGGCTCTCTTCCTTCACCACGGACCAATTCATAAGTTCCAGCTTAGTACAACACAGTTGCAATGCTGCCCTGATATAGATCAGTGGATACTTTTCCTTTCAAGGAATGACATTAGAGAATTGGTTCTGGAATTAGGGGAGGGGGAATGGTTTAGAGTACCTTCATGTCTTTTTTATTGTAGAAAGTTAACTCGTTTGGAACTTTTCCGTTGTGAATTTGATCCTCCTCTGGCTTTTAAAGGATTTTCGTGTTTGAAGAGCCTTAATTTTCATCGAGTTTTGTTTGCTCCTGAGGCTATTGAAAGTCTTATTTCCAGTTGCCCACTCCTAGAGAATCTGTCATTGTCATACTTCGACAGTTTAGACCTTAATATATGTGCTCCAAATCTCAAGTACTTATGTTTGGAAGGTGAGGTCAAAGACATCTGTCTTGAAAATACCCCACTTTTAGTTTCCATGTCAGTTGCGGTGTACATGACTGATGACATCGCTGAACACTTTGAGCAAAGTTCGAGTTGCAATTTTATCAAGTTTCTTGGTGGGGTGCCTCTACTTGAGAAGCTTGTTGGACATATCTACTTCACAAAG GGTCCCTCAAATTCGGTAACTGCTATAGAAGCCTATGACTCAGACTTTTGGGAGATGAAATGCCCCTCTGATTGCTCATTTAAGCAACTCAAACTTGTGAAGATGACTGATATATCAGGTGTGCCGCATGAGATGGAACTAATCaaatttttgcttaagaattcTCCAGTGCTTGAGATAATGAGCATCAACCCTTGTGCAGTTGTTGCTGACAGGAAACTGACCATGTTAATTGAGTTGTTGAGATTTCAAAGGGCTTCTGCTCAAGCAGAAATTGTGTTTGTTGAGGAATAA
- the LOC123216600 gene encoding F-box/FBD/LRR-repeat protein At1g13570-like isoform X1 codes for MGDIGQMDFISDLPQSIIENILTRLPIRDAVRTSILSSRWRYRWATISHLVFDENCVALSNERSLVKNSLVKFITRALFLHHGPIHKFQLSTTQLQCCPDIDQWILFLSRNDIRELVLELGEGEWFRVPSCLFYCRKLTRLELFRCEFDPPLAFKGFSCLKSLNFHRVLFAPEAIESLISSCPLLENLSLSYFDSLDLNICAPNLKYLCLEGEVKDICLENTPLLVSMSVAVYMTDDIAEHFEQSSSCNFIKFLGGVPLLEKLVGHIYFTKYLSVGNDPGRLPITYSRLHTIELYEVNFEDLKEIMVVIRLITNSPNLKELQISGPSNSVTAIEAYDSDFWEMKCPSDCSFKQLKLVKMTDISGVPHEMELIKFLLKNSPVLEIMSINPCAVVADRKLTMLIELLRFQRASAQAEIVFVEE; via the exons ATGGGTGACATTGGGCAGATGGATTTCATAAGTGATTTGCCTCAAAGCATTATAGAAAACATCCTCACTCGACTGCCTATAAGAGATGCTGTGAGAACTAGCATTTTATCTAGTAGATGGAGGTATAGATGGGCTACAATCAGTCATCTTGTATTTGATGAAAACTGTGTTGCTTTGTCTAATGAGCGATCGCTAGTTAAAAATAGCCTGGTAAAATTTATTACTCGGGCTCTCTTCCTTCACCACGGACCAATTCATAAGTTCCAGCTTAGTACAACACAGTTGCAATGCTGCCCTGATATAGATCAGTGGATACTTTTCCTTTCAAGGAATGACATTAGAGAATTGGTTCTGGAATTAGGGGAGGGGGAATGGTTTAGAGTACCTTCATGTCTTTTTTATTGTAGAAAGTTAACTCGTTTGGAACTTTTCCGTTGTGAATTTGATCCTCCTCTGGCTTTTAAAGGATTTTCGTGTTTGAAGAGCCTTAATTTTCATCGAGTTTTGTTTGCTCCTGAGGCTATTGAAAGTCTTATTTCCAGTTGCCCACTCCTAGAGAATCTGTCATTGTCATACTTCGACAGTTTAGACCTTAATATATGTGCTCCAAATCTCAAGTACTTATGTTTGGAAGGTGAGGTCAAAGACATCTGTCTTGAAAATACCCCACTTTTAGTTTCCATGTCAGTTGCGGTGTACATGACTGATGACATCGCTGAACACTTTGAGCAAAGTTCGAGTTGCAATTTTATCAAGTTTCTTGGTGGGGTGCCTCTACTTGAGAAGCTTGTTGGACATATCTACTTCACAAAG TATTTGAGTGTAGGTAATGACCCAGGGAGACTTCCCATTACATATAGCCGTCTACATACAATTGAATTATATGAAGTgaattttgaagatttgaaagaGATTATGGTCGTTATTCGATTGATTACAAACTCGCCTAACTTGAAGGAACTTCAAATTTCA GGTCCCTCAAATTCGGTAACTGCTATAGAAGCCTATGACTCAGACTTTTGGGAGATGAAATGCCCCTCTGATTGCTCATTTAAGCAACTCAAACTTGTGAAGATGACTGATATATCAGGTGTGCCGCATGAGATGGAACTAATCaaatttttgcttaagaattcTCCAGTGCTTGAGATAATGAGCATCAACCCTTGTGCAGTTGTTGCTGACAGGAAACTGACCATGTTAATTGAGTTGTTGAGATTTCAAAGGGCTTCTGCTCAAGCAGAAATTGTGTTTGTTGAGGAATAA
- the LOC123216600 gene encoding F-box/FBD/LRR-repeat protein At1g13570-like isoform X2, giving the protein MGDIGQMDFISDLPQSIIENILTRLPIRDAVRTSILSSRWRYRWATISHLVFDENCVALSNERSLVKNSLVKFITRALFLHHGPIHKFQLSTTQLQCCPDIDQWILFLSRNDIRELVLELGEGEWFRVPSCLFYCRKLTRLELFRCEFDPPLAFKGFSCLKSLNFHRVLFAPEAIESLISSCPLLENLSLSYFDSLDLNICAPNLKYLCLEGEVKDICLENTPLLVSMSVAVYMTDDIAEHFEQSSSCNFIKFLGGVPLLEKLVGHIYFTKYLSVGNDPGRLPITYSRLHTIELYEVNFEDLKEIMVVIRLITNSPNLKELQISGPSNSVTAIEAYDSDFWEMKCPSDCSFKQLKLVKMTDISVVADRKLTMLIELLRFQRASAQAEIVFVEE; this is encoded by the exons ATGGGTGACATTGGGCAGATGGATTTCATAAGTGATTTGCCTCAAAGCATTATAGAAAACATCCTCACTCGACTGCCTATAAGAGATGCTGTGAGAACTAGCATTTTATCTAGTAGATGGAGGTATAGATGGGCTACAATCAGTCATCTTGTATTTGATGAAAACTGTGTTGCTTTGTCTAATGAGCGATCGCTAGTTAAAAATAGCCTGGTAAAATTTATTACTCGGGCTCTCTTCCTTCACCACGGACCAATTCATAAGTTCCAGCTTAGTACAACACAGTTGCAATGCTGCCCTGATATAGATCAGTGGATACTTTTCCTTTCAAGGAATGACATTAGAGAATTGGTTCTGGAATTAGGGGAGGGGGAATGGTTTAGAGTACCTTCATGTCTTTTTTATTGTAGAAAGTTAACTCGTTTGGAACTTTTCCGTTGTGAATTTGATCCTCCTCTGGCTTTTAAAGGATTTTCGTGTTTGAAGAGCCTTAATTTTCATCGAGTTTTGTTTGCTCCTGAGGCTATTGAAAGTCTTATTTCCAGTTGCCCACTCCTAGAGAATCTGTCATTGTCATACTTCGACAGTTTAGACCTTAATATATGTGCTCCAAATCTCAAGTACTTATGTTTGGAAGGTGAGGTCAAAGACATCTGTCTTGAAAATACCCCACTTTTAGTTTCCATGTCAGTTGCGGTGTACATGACTGATGACATCGCTGAACACTTTGAGCAAAGTTCGAGTTGCAATTTTATCAAGTTTCTTGGTGGGGTGCCTCTACTTGAGAAGCTTGTTGGACATATCTACTTCACAAAG TATTTGAGTGTAGGTAATGACCCAGGGAGACTTCCCATTACATATAGCCGTCTACATACAATTGAATTATATGAAGTgaattttgaagatttgaaagaGATTATGGTCGTTATTCGATTGATTACAAACTCGCCTAACTTGAAGGAACTTCAAATTTCA GGTCCCTCAAATTCGGTAACTGCTATAGAAGCCTATGACTCAGACTTTTGGGAGATGAAATGCCCCTCTGATTGCTCATTTAAGCAACTCAAACTTGTGAAGATGACTGATATATCAG TTGTTGCTGACAGGAAACTGACCATGTTAATTGAGTTGTTGAGATTTCAAAGGGCTTCTGCTCAAGCAGAAATTGTGTTTGTTGAGGAATAA